A DNA window from Solanum lycopersicum chromosome 3, SLM_r2.1 contains the following coding sequences:
- the LOC101267494 gene encoding NAC domain containing protein 52-like gives MSKQMGIRFHPTDTELINYLKRFFKGELSLNQQCPIQFADIYGDQPPWEIFGANSKEKFHYFITPLKKRKIKDKRFCRTCVKGTWKGQTAEDLIRRNNMGPVVGFKRNFRFETSECGQNKTWLMIEYRVADSFFKENNHIVKEDFVVCRIKKKKDVDHHVMDAEDEGVAGVIDPMLLLEPNHNNDYSTTELDQVRVCEAITLNDDVQNSNTMENRETSLEVEESDRVDGIRGDEDMCRIFEDILDVDIPNVIDDIKSDEDMYRMFEDIVIGIPDEWLEDSLV, from the coding sequence ATGTCGAAGCAAATGGGAATACGTTTTCATCCTACTGATACGGAGTTAATCAACTATCTTAAGAGGTTTTTCAAAGGTGAATTATCATTAAATCAACAATGTCCTATCCAATTTGCGGATATATATGGAGATCAACCACCATGGGAGATATTTGGAGCTAATTCTAAAGAGAAGTTTCATTACTTCATTACTCCTCTGAAGAAGCGGAAGATTAAAGATAAAAGGTTTTGTCGAACTTGTGTTAAAGGGACGTGGAAAGGGCAAACCGCAGAAGATCTTATAAGGAGGAATAATATGGGTCCTGTGGTAGGGTTTAAGAGAAATTTCAGGTTTGAAACAAGTGAGTGTGGCCAAAATAAAACCTGGTTGATGATAGAATATCGTGTTGCGGATAGTTTCTTTAAGGAAAACAATCATATTGTTAAAGAAGATTTTGTAGTGTGTCGaatcaagaagaagaaggatgtgGATCATCATGTTATGGATGCAGAAGATGAAGGTGTTGCGGGTGTTATTGATCCTATGTTGTTGCTTGAACCTAATCATAATAACGACTACTCCACAACGGAATTAGATCAAGTTAGGGTTTGTGAGGCTATAACTTTGAATGATGATGTTCAAAACAGTAATACAATGGAGAATAGAGAGACATCGTTGGAAGTAGAAGAAAGCGACAGAGTTGATGGTATTAGAGGTGATGAAGATATGTGTAGAATATTCGAGGACATCCTTGACGTTGATATTCCTAATGTAATTGATGATATTAAAAGTGATGAAGATATGTATAGAATGTTTGAGGACATCGTTATTGGTATTCCGGATGAATGGTTAGAGGATTCATTAGTTTGA
- the LOC101262493 gene encoding uncharacterized protein, with the protein MDSPQPGMESGEQINDEEVKSVIEVMAASGKYWHDWDKLKGMLSFHLKQVLSDYPEAKMTIEQQQSCLEESLPELVKRLDDALNSFVEGPPFTLQRLCEILLDARNIYSKLSKLALALEKNLLVTSTLTISSDPYTIQHAATEAETETETKGSPIESNGVEPIASAGDADEVMAEAEAEVEDVMTVDMDTIEAIVRSSEAADTTPTSDS; encoded by the exons ATGGATTCTCCTCAACCAG GCATGGAATCTGGAGAGCAGATTAATGATGAAGAAGTTAAGAGTGTAATTGAAGTAATGGCAGCTAGTGGGAAGTATTG GCATGACTGGGACAAACTCAAGGGCATGCTGTCATTCCATCTTAAGCAG GTCCTGTCAGATTATCCCGAGGCAAAAATGACTATTGAACAGCAACAGTCCTGTTTAGAAGAGAGCTTACCTGAGTTGGTTAAGAGGTTGGATGATG CTCTCAACAGCTTTGTTGAAGGCCCTCCATTTACGTTACAAAGACTTTGTGAG ATTTTGTTGGATGCGCGGAACATTTATTCCAAGCTGTCAAAGCTAGCGTTGGCTCTAGAAAAG AATTTGTTAGTTACATCAACATTGACTATCTCTAGCGATCCATATACCATACAACATGCTGCAACAGAAGCAGAGACAGAAACAGAAACGAAGGGTTCCCCAATTGAATCTAATGGAGTGGAACCTATAGCGAGTGCAGGTGATGCAGATGAAGTAATGGCTGAGGCTGAGGCTGAAGTTGAGGATGTTATGACAGTTGACATGGACACTATTGAAGCAATAGTTAGATCATCTGAAGCAGCAGATACTACACCTACCAGTGATTCATAA